CGATCGAGGGGAGCTGCCATTGCGGCGAGACGGTGTTCGAGGTCACGGAGCCGCCGGCGAGCGTGACGCGCTGCACCTGTTCGCTCTGCGCCAAGCGCGGCGCGTTGTGGGCCTATTACAGGCCGGCGCAGTTCCGCCTGCTATCTCCGGCAGAGAACGTGGCGACCTATCAATGGGGCAGCCGCACCGTCAAACATCATTACTGCGCGAGCTGCGGCTGCGGCACCTATTCGGAGTCGCCGGACTGGTCGACCGGTAAGCCCGACTTCGACAATCCC
This region of Bradyrhizobium sp. CCGUVB1N3 genomic DNA includes:
- a CDS encoding GFA family protein, which translates into the protein MPIEGSCHCGETVFEVTEPPASVTRCTCSLCAKRGALWAYYRPAQFRLLSPAENVATYQWGSRTVKHHYCASCGCGTYSESPDWSTGKPDFDNPKVGINARLFDDFDLDAVPVNVIDGKNLW